Proteins encoded in a region of the Vicia villosa cultivar HV-30 ecotype Madison, WI linkage group LG5, Vvil1.0, whole genome shotgun sequence genome:
- the LOC131606792 gene encoding uncharacterized protein LOC131606792 gives MKEIVDLSIQVFRSQRDAQVSRTKSNNITWIEVQCPIQRNSSDCGYFVLRFMKEIIQANQLEIPPTYLDEFRAAGYSKLKLEEIKEELCQFYIKQFFMQI, from the exons atgaaggaaatcgttgattt atcaatacaagtattccgtagtcaacgggacgcacaggtatcccggactaaatcaaacaacatcacctggatcgaagtgcag tgtccgatacagcgtaacagttcagactgcggatactttgtattgaggtttatgaaagaaatcattcaggcgaatcaattagagattcctcccacg taccttgacgaattccgtgctgctgggtactcgaagctaaagttagaagaaatcaaagaggaattgtgtcaattttatattaagcaatttttcatgcagatttga